The following proteins are encoded in a genomic region of Leptospira ryugenii:
- the tsaB gene encoding tRNA (adenosine(37)-N6)-threonylcarbamoyltransferase complex dimerization subunit type 1 TsaB: MKVLCFDACQEWILVSLYQVHTISTGEVRIQEIDTFQEYCPKESSHRLILEIQTILQKNKITKPDLLICTIGPGSFTGIRITVSTGKNLSQLWEIPVMGVNSLECYASFYFARSKSPIAILIDGKQSRYYFSTKTETQFSSTLDINIEEIKEVLSQNKNTGIHEIYYSGKIPTDLKQKTIRIEENLPNLLPWLEQIKNDLANANIETYNYKALNANYIRPSYVITNKTNGHL, from the coding sequence ATGAAGGTTCTTTGTTTTGATGCATGCCAAGAATGGATACTTGTCTCCCTATACCAAGTCCACACAATATCGACTGGAGAAGTAAGGATACAAGAGATAGATACGTTCCAAGAATATTGTCCCAAGGAATCATCTCACCGGCTCATTTTAGAAATCCAAACTATCCTGCAAAAAAATAAAATAACCAAACCAGACCTTTTGATTTGTACGATCGGTCCAGGATCCTTTACGGGAATTCGGATAACCGTTAGCACAGGAAAGAATCTCTCCCAGTTATGGGAGATTCCTGTTATGGGTGTGAATTCCCTTGAATGTTATGCTAGTTTCTATTTCGCAAGATCAAAATCGCCCATTGCGATACTCATCGATGGGAAACAAAGTCGCTATTATTTCTCGACTAAGACAGAAACGCAATTTTCGTCAACTTTAGATATTAATATAGAAGAAATCAAAGAAGTTCTCTCACAAAACAAGAATACAGGTATACATGAAATCTATTATTCAGGAAAAATACCTACAGACCTCAAACAGAAGACCATCCGAATCGAAGAAAATTTACCGAATCTTCTACCTTGGCTAGAACAGATTAAAAACGATTTGGCCAACGCCAATATAGAAACATATAATTACAAAGCATTGAATGCAAATTACATTCGACCAAGCTACGTGATTACCAATAAAACAAATGGACATTTATAA
- the tsaE gene encoding tRNA (adenosine(37)-N6)-threonylcarbamoyltransferase complex ATPase subunit type 1 TsaE, producing MYPIYFKMNEVHILASEADFQKVSSAFQNYLDNILKVTDTVCFLLSGHMGAGKTTFVREILKSMGSKDQVNSPTFNLHQTYEAKNTIIHHFDLYRIHEEEEIFQLGFEELWGKEGISFIEWWDRASHLLPKEHCYEILIYSNHPEVREYIFREKKL from the coding sequence ATGTATCCAATCTATTTCAAGATGAATGAGGTTCATATTCTCGCATCCGAAGCTGATTTTCAAAAGGTAAGTTCTGCATTTCAAAATTACCTTGATAACATTTTGAAAGTTACCGACACTGTTTGTTTTTTATTGAGTGGCCACATGGGCGCAGGCAAAACTACTTTTGTGCGAGAGATTTTAAAGTCGATGGGTTCCAAAGACCAGGTCAATTCTCCAACCTTCAATTTACACCAGACCTACGAGGCTAAAAACACAATCATACATCATTTCGATTTGTATCGTATCCATGAAGAGGAAGAAATCTTCCAACTAGGATTTGAAGAGCTTTGGGGGAAGGAAGGTATCTCTTTTATAGAATGGTGGGATCGCGCATCCCATTTGCTTCCGAAAGAACATTGTTATGAGATACTGATATACTCGAACCATCCAGAAGTGCGAGAGTACATCTTTCGGGAGAAGAAGCTATGA
- a CDS encoding ribonuclease R family protein, producing MDIYKFQKNIIAYLESKSGKEVSRQELKNKFLDLVERKAKDKKNLSSKKKTKEKPKSSRQELSDIFNQLIFSLEKEGLLESHKKSILVKNPFRFFGRISISKRGEGFVRLASKSEVFIPPPFINTAISGDKVEILPLGIGKKDRFEGEITQIVQRGRELYRLKVKEKTGKFIFGYFLDMLGEAKEGVIHSKSLLKDIIDSIQLDDVLIVKLKDGASSENNVYDVSFVRFESDTKEDPDLMRILMKYDYQIQYPDDIPLHFEEEVSEKTIQDWNHRTDLRDLYTVTIDGETAKDFDDAISFVDEGNKVRIWVHIADVSHYVKMNSSLDLEAFERATSVYLANRVVPMLPPILSENLCSLVSGVNRCAFTVEMEASHAGDIYNAKFYKSIIKVNQRYTYEMAEKEILEANPENWMYQISKFTNALREKRKQSGRIDLNLKEASLSWNKENKTTGIEIRERLTSHLLIEELMLSANFKVDEFLRKKSAPTLHRIHEAMDEEKLEMLNQFLQLNSFNFRIKDTSYPELMKALQSIGEGQTAKIFNYLLLRSFMQAYYGGESLGHWGLGFKDYCHFTSPIRRYPDLVVHRVLDAILKEEKPPYSPTEIDALGLHCSDEERRAADAERDILKIKSFRYLESTGVQEFSGYIIGIRPSQIFIELSDSNLEGVLDKSEFTDEFEVLIKNDFSFYSKKYSKIFFIGDEVKVSLDKIDYEELKVFLKLKSFKK from the coding sequence ATGGACATTTATAAATTTCAAAAAAATATCATCGCCTATCTTGAATCTAAATCGGGAAAAGAAGTAAGCCGTCAGGAATTAAAAAATAAATTTTTGGATTTAGTTGAACGAAAAGCCAAAGACAAAAAAAATCTTTCCTCGAAAAAGAAAACAAAAGAAAAACCAAAATCCTCAAGACAAGAACTCTCCGATATCTTTAATCAATTGATTTTCTCTTTGGAAAAAGAAGGTCTCTTAGAATCGCACAAAAAATCCATCCTAGTGAAAAATCCGTTTCGTTTTTTTGGTCGGATTTCTATTTCCAAACGCGGCGAGGGATTCGTACGTCTTGCATCAAAAAGTGAAGTCTTCATTCCACCTCCATTCATCAATACTGCGATCAGCGGAGACAAAGTTGAAATTTTACCATTAGGAATAGGCAAAAAAGATCGATTTGAAGGTGAAATCACCCAGATCGTCCAGAGAGGACGAGAGCTCTATCGATTGAAAGTGAAAGAAAAAACTGGTAAATTTATTTTCGGTTATTTCCTCGATATGTTAGGTGAAGCTAAAGAAGGTGTGATTCATTCAAAATCACTACTTAAAGATATTATAGATTCTATTCAATTAGATGATGTCCTGATTGTGAAATTAAAGGATGGTGCGTCTTCAGAGAACAATGTTTACGATGTTTCTTTTGTTCGATTCGAATCGGACACCAAAGAAGATCCAGATTTAATGCGAATCTTGATGAAATATGATTACCAAATACAATACCCTGATGATATTCCTTTACATTTCGAAGAAGAAGTTAGTGAAAAGACAATTCAAGATTGGAATCATAGAACAGATTTACGAGACCTATATACAGTGACTATCGATGGTGAAACTGCGAAAGATTTTGATGATGCAATTAGTTTCGTTGATGAAGGGAATAAAGTCAGAATTTGGGTACACATAGCAGATGTATCCCATTATGTAAAAATGAATTCTTCTCTGGATTTGGAGGCATTTGAACGAGCCACATCCGTCTATCTCGCAAATCGGGTTGTTCCTATGCTTCCACCTATTCTCTCAGAAAATCTTTGTAGTTTAGTCTCTGGGGTAAATAGATGTGCCTTTACTGTCGAAATGGAAGCTAGCCATGCAGGCGATATCTACAATGCAAAATTTTACAAATCAATTATTAAAGTGAATCAACGCTATACGTATGAGATGGCTGAAAAAGAAATTTTGGAAGCGAATCCAGAAAATTGGATGTATCAAATTTCTAAATTTACGAATGCATTGAGAGAGAAAAGGAAACAATCCGGTAGAATAGATTTAAATTTAAAAGAAGCTTCCCTTTCATGGAATAAAGAAAATAAAACAACGGGAATCGAAATTCGAGAAAGATTAACAAGCCATCTTTTAATAGAAGAGTTAATGTTATCAGCAAACTTTAAAGTAGACGAATTTCTCAGAAAAAAGAGTGCCCCTACACTCCATAGGATTCATGAGGCAATGGATGAAGAGAAATTGGAAATGCTAAATCAGTTTTTACAATTGAATTCTTTTAATTTCCGAATTAAGGATACTTCCTATCCAGAATTGATGAAAGCCTTACAATCTATTGGTGAAGGTCAAACAGCAAAAATATTTAATTATTTATTATTGAGAAGTTTTATGCAGGCCTACTACGGGGGTGAATCTTTAGGACATTGGGGTCTCGGTTTTAAGGATTATTGTCATTTTACTTCACCGATTCGTCGTTATCCGGACCTAGTCGTGCATCGTGTACTCGATGCAATTTTAAAAGAGGAGAAACCTCCTTACTCTCCTACAGAGATAGATGCTTTGGGACTACACTGTTCCGATGAAGAGCGAAGAGCCGCAGACGCAGAGAGAGATATTTTAAAGATTAAGTCCTTTCGTTATTTGGAATCAACAGGCGTACAGGAATTTTCTGGCTATATCATAGGAATCAGACCATCACAAATTTTCATAGAACTCTCTGATTCCAATTTAGAAGGTGTTTTAGATAAATCAGAATTTACGGACGAATTTGAAGTATTGATCAAAAATGATTTTTCTTTTTATTCAAAGAAATATTCAAAAATATTTTTTATAGGTGATGAAGTCAAAGTCTCCTTGGATAAAATTGATTATGAAGAATTGAAAGTATTCTTAAAATTGAAGTCCTTTAAAAAATGA
- a CDS encoding Maf family protein, with protein sequence MFILCSRSPRRREILKSLDLSFEIRPTDIDESEIENEQYLTYLERISKSKIQALTQFSFDDLRLASDTIVVFENKILHKPKNEIDAIETLMMLSNTQHSVFSSCYMEGPFGSSFHFEESRVLFHDWGRKECERYIQEYKPFDKAGSYGIQDVGGPVKSFEGSYLNILGFPMRKFLSQIDVWKGYL encoded by the coding sequence TTGTTTATACTTTGTAGTCGTTCACCAAGAAGAAGAGAAATTTTGAAATCATTAGACCTTTCGTTCGAAATTCGACCCACCGATATCGACGAATCAGAAATTGAAAATGAACAGTATCTAACTTACCTGGAACGCATTTCCAAAAGTAAGATCCAAGCACTGACTCAATTTTCTTTCGACGATCTACGTTTGGCTAGTGACACAATTGTTGTTTTTGAAAATAAAATACTCCACAAACCAAAAAATGAGATAGATGCGATAGAAACTTTAATGATGCTTTCGAATACCCAACACTCAGTTTTTTCCAGCTGCTATATGGAGGGTCCTTTTGGGTCAAGTTTTCATTTTGAGGAAAGTCGTGTTTTGTTCCATGATTGGGGTCGGAAAGAATGTGAACGCTACATACAAGAGTATAAACCATTCGATAAGGCAGGTAGTTATGGGATCCAAGATGTGGGTGGCCCTGTTAAGTCTTTTGAAGGCTCTTATCTGAATATTCTTGGATTTCCTATGCGGAAATTTTTGTCACAAATCGATGTATGGAAAGGCTATTTATAG
- a CDS encoding CapA family protein has product MKYKNRLWLIGVLILFLQCGTFSFRNPSRFIRLGVVGDIMCHSSQLNVYHNKKTNSFSADQSFKYVSERLQSFDLLLGNLETTIVPKSADYSGYPRFGAPIGFLESVQKAGFHLLSTANNHSADKGEIGIDFTIESIFKLNMIPLGTFSSESDYTKRRHVKINKNDLQISIFNYTYSTNGIKVPKGRIVRLLDEQLIVSDLAEAKKDRSHLIIVWYHFGKEYSEEPNDEQKRWVTLALENGADIVLGGHPHVVQRFERQDHKFIAYSLGNFLSAQNHPYTDGGVILDLAIEITGEQKKIVSIDLIPVWVKPGSYEIIPIHDFLDGKVPIDLTRQNVLKLKQYHQKWKQIMERNRL; this is encoded by the coding sequence ATGAAATATAAAAATCGACTATGGCTCATAGGTGTACTTATCCTTTTCCTACAATGCGGTACTTTCTCCTTTCGAAATCCTTCTCGGTTTATACGATTAGGAGTGGTGGGAGATATTATGTGCCACAGTTCTCAACTAAATGTTTATCATAACAAAAAGACAAATTCTTTTTCAGCCGACCAAAGTTTCAAATATGTGTCCGAACGATTACAATCTTTCGATTTACTTTTAGGAAATTTAGAAACCACAATTGTTCCAAAGTCCGCCGATTATTCTGGATATCCTCGGTTCGGAGCACCGATTGGATTCTTAGAATCCGTTCAGAAGGCAGGATTTCATTTATTGTCTACAGCTAATAATCATTCTGCGGACAAAGGAGAGATCGGTATCGATTTTACAATAGAATCGATTTTTAAATTAAATATGATTCCTCTAGGCACTTTTTCCTCGGAGAGCGATTATACGAAACGTAGGCATGTTAAAATCAATAAAAATGACCTTCAAATTTCCATTTTCAACTACACTTATTCAACGAATGGTATAAAGGTTCCAAAAGGAAGAATAGTTCGTCTATTAGATGAGCAACTTATTGTAAGTGACCTTGCAGAAGCAAAAAAAGATAGATCTCATTTAATCATAGTCTGGTACCACTTTGGAAAGGAGTATTCCGAGGAGCCAAACGATGAACAAAAACGATGGGTGACTTTGGCGCTAGAAAATGGAGCGGATATCGTATTGGGAGGACATCCCCATGTCGTGCAAAGATTCGAGAGGCAAGATCATAAGTTCATTGCCTATTCGTTAGGTAATTTTCTTTCAGCACAAAATCATCCTTATACAGATGGAGGTGTGATCCTAGACTTAGCCATAGAAATTACGGGCGAGCAAAAAAAAATTGTATCTATAGATTTGATACCTGTTTGGGTAAAGCCTGGGTCTTATGAAATCATTCCTATTCATGATTTTTTAGATGGGAAAGTACCGATTGATTTGACTCGGCAAAATGTTCTAAAGCTGAAACAATACCATCAGAAGTGGAAGCAAATTATGGAAAGAAATAGACTTTAG
- a CDS encoding alkaline phosphatase family protein has product MSHSRFLYFIVIFLTINLHLNCLWEREYKEAAKYSIQKDTDLILVPFPNYIFDNHSRESFQVSNYNIDDLKDMLIEHEISLDDLKQSWGINEDTKDFSKEVNYTSHYTHYPYDYKIPIWIYGPNWVRRGVYPDEIYQQHIPGIASKFLGFKFSNSLDLKNYEKIFIKTNEKPQIIVTIVIDQAGTQLYRTHKHSYPFLKELSLQSAYFPNAKVMHLEAHTAVGHAAIGTGSFPKDMGIHSNEVYFFQEGQVKARKAYEANEDRLNLSDMRVNTLADEWDVFQNNKPVIISQCYAARASIGMAGHGSLAGGSTQDGIQRDKDIVLWQDGKSLQWATFQDAYQLPKVVESFQLYEYYLKNSNRINSQFRAKNRSEFQQKLSYFQASEYQVKMDGELFRAMIETEIIDKNLANDGITDLVYLTLKATDAVGHRNGWESKEAKKILEETDLEVRRIFDFLRSHYGDSFLLFVTADHGAAPMPEVSGASVLTHKEFFTHLSDLLPKEERNRSSVIKWVTHSQVSLNRDVLSKFNLSEGEVIQKIKEIKVNGKPFFRKVWKISELD; this is encoded by the coding sequence ATGAGCCATAGTCGATTTTTATATTTCATAGTAATTTTCCTCACTATCAATCTACACTTAAACTGCCTGTGGGAGAGAGAATACAAAGAGGCAGCCAAGTATTCCATACAAAAAGATACAGATCTGATTTTAGTTCCCTTTCCAAATTACATTTTTGATAATCATAGTAGAGAATCCTTCCAAGTTTCCAATTATAATATTGATGATCTAAAAGATATGTTAATAGAGCATGAAATTTCCTTGGACGACCTAAAACAATCTTGGGGAATCAATGAGGATACCAAAGATTTTTCCAAAGAAGTCAATTATACTTCACATTATACACATTATCCTTATGATTATAAAATTCCAATCTGGATTTATGGACCGAATTGGGTGCGAAGGGGTGTGTATCCTGATGAAATCTACCAACAACATATCCCTGGAATCGCATCAAAATTCCTTGGTTTCAAATTCTCGAATTCCTTGGATCTCAAAAACTATGAAAAAATATTCATAAAAACAAATGAGAAACCACAAATCATTGTGACTATAGTGATTGACCAAGCCGGTACTCAACTTTATCGAACACATAAACATTCCTATCCATTTTTGAAAGAGCTTAGCCTGCAATCTGCCTATTTTCCAAATGCTAAAGTTATGCACTTAGAAGCACACACGGCAGTAGGACATGCCGCAATCGGTACTGGCAGCTTCCCTAAAGATATGGGCATTCATTCAAATGAAGTCTACTTTTTCCAAGAGGGACAAGTGAAGGCTCGCAAGGCTTATGAGGCCAATGAGGATCGTTTGAACTTATCTGACATGCGCGTGAATACTTTAGCTGATGAATGGGATGTGTTCCAAAACAATAAACCAGTTATCATTAGTCAATGTTATGCGGCTAGAGCAAGTATTGGTATGGCTGGTCATGGATCCTTAGCTGGCGGTTCCACTCAAGATGGCATCCAAAGGGATAAAGATATCGTTCTTTGGCAGGATGGAAAATCATTGCAGTGGGCTACTTTCCAAGATGCTTATCAGTTGCCAAAAGTGGTAGAATCCTTTCAACTCTATGAATACTACCTTAAAAATTCCAATCGTATCAACAGCCAATTTCGCGCAAAGAACAGATCTGAGTTTCAACAGAAACTCTCTTACTTTCAAGCATCCGAATACCAAGTAAAAATGGATGGGGAACTTTTTCGAGCAATGATCGAAACGGAAATCATTGATAAAAATTTAGCTAATGATGGTATCACCGATTTAGTTTATCTGACCTTGAAGGCGACGGATGCAGTTGGACATCGAAACGGCTGGGAATCTAAAGAAGCAAAAAAAATATTAGAAGAAACAGACCTAGAAGTCAGGCGCATTTTTGATTTTCTTCGTTCTCATTATGGTGATTCGTTCTTACTATTTGTTACGGCAGACCATGGAGCAGCTCCTATGCCAGAGGTTTCTGGAGCGAGCGTACTTACCCACAAAGAATTTTTCACTCATCTTTCCGATCTTTTACCCAAGGAAGAAAGAAACAGGAGCTCCGTAATAAAATGGGTAACCCATTCGCAAGTTAGCCTAAATAGGGATGTTTTATCAAAATTTAATCTTTCAGAGGGAGAAGTGATCCAAAAAATAAAGGAGATTAAAGTGAATGGAAAGCCTTTCTTTCGAAAGGTTTGGAAGATATCTGAGCTAGACTAG
- a CDS encoding helix-turn-helix domain-containing protein → MSKKGNESDWIAEDSHSKIAKLNLIELSKSQVPIVMVGRSGCGKSYWIDKSLELKGFLANKAKYIFDGKESFDLSLKEFKEIKPKNPSTVIFRNFHLADTWIADFWIRWWEETKYDLPENFHFYWELPGERIENQNENSKEKQLYSQLQAFQIKIPSLSERPADLPLFLNVFLEEANRKLKKSILGFDEDCLYFFTSNAKHFNLHDLKELVYSLVAFCTSKRIQLQKFPIHLFKREKLKVPIQSGIKLDLYEKLIIQENLKVLNGNRAKVAEILGISERNLYRKIKEYHLEDE, encoded by the coding sequence ATGTCAAAAAAAGGCAATGAATCTGACTGGATCGCTGAGGATTCACATTCTAAAATCGCAAAACTAAATCTAATAGAGCTCTCCAAATCTCAGGTTCCTATCGTGATGGTCGGAAGAAGTGGTTGTGGGAAATCGTATTGGATTGATAAGTCCTTAGAGCTCAAAGGTTTTCTTGCGAACAAAGCAAAATATATTTTTGATGGGAAAGAATCTTTTGATCTCTCTTTAAAAGAATTTAAAGAGATAAAACCAAAAAATCCATCCACCGTTATTTTTAGAAACTTTCACCTTGCGGATACATGGATTGCTGACTTTTGGATCCGTTGGTGGGAAGAAACAAAATATGATTTGCCAGAGAACTTTCATTTTTATTGGGAATTACCTGGAGAGCGAATTGAAAACCAAAATGAAAATTCCAAGGAGAAACAATTGTATTCACAATTGCAAGCCTTTCAAATTAAGATTCCAAGTCTATCGGAAAGGCCAGCAGACCTTCCTCTATTCCTAAATGTATTTTTGGAGGAAGCCAATAGAAAGTTAAAAAAATCAATTTTAGGATTCGATGAAGATTGTTTATATTTCTTTACATCCAATGCAAAGCATTTCAATCTCCATGACTTGAAGGAATTGGTTTATTCCCTCGTTGCATTTTGTACATCTAAACGGATTCAATTGCAAAAGTTTCCAATTCATCTATTCAAAAGAGAAAAACTTAAAGTACCTATTCAATCAGGTATCAAATTAGATCTCTATGAAAAGTTAATCATCCAAGAAAATCTAAAAGTGTTAAATGGTAATCGAGCAAAAGTGGCAGAGATACTCGGGATATCAGAAAGAAATTTGTATAGAAAGATAAAGGAATATCATTTAGAAGATGAATGA
- a CDS encoding L-threonylcarbamoyladenylate synthase, protein MIDYLHPVNPEIRKLKQISENLRKGSVYIFPTDTVYAIIADSRSKEGVESLYRLRKLPKDKPMSLLCKDISMASQMIEYLPNPTYRLMKKIIPGPYTFILKANKNLPKYSVNHHKDRHIGIRFPKHIYLQTLLDIHEAPLTSTSAMTDDEFIIDIDDLENIYGKEVEAIIDGGIVKIELSTILDCTLDTMSVVREGLGIEKILNEL, encoded by the coding sequence ATGATCGATTATCTTCATCCTGTAAATCCTGAAATAAGGAAACTAAAACAGATCTCAGAAAATCTCAGGAAGGGAAGTGTTTACATATTTCCCACTGATACCGTTTACGCAATCATCGCTGATTCTAGATCTAAAGAGGGCGTCGAATCCCTCTATAGATTGCGAAAACTTCCCAAAGATAAACCTATGTCGCTGCTTTGTAAAGATATTTCAATGGCTTCACAAATGATTGAATATTTACCCAATCCAACATATCGATTGATGAAAAAAATCATACCTGGTCCCTATACGTTTATCTTAAAAGCAAACAAAAATTTACCCAAATACTCCGTTAACCATCACAAAGATAGACACATTGGCATACGGTTTCCTAAACATATCTATCTACAAACTTTGCTGGACATACACGAGGCTCCCTTAACCTCTACTTCTGCCATGACGGATGATGAGTTCATTATAGATATCGATGATTTAGAGAATATCTATGGAAAAGAGGTAGAAGCAATCATTGATGGTGGTATTGTTAAAATAGAACTTTCCACCATTCTAGACTGTACACTGGATACAATGTCCGTCGTAAGGGAAGGTTTAGGAATCGAAAAGATTTTGAATGAACTCTAA
- the holA gene encoding DNA polymerase III subunit delta, with product METKKNPKEFPSLFELLKLTAIDLPPVFVYVGEDSFEYEIAVDHYKEKLESLGNQLDIIVIVAEGGEYEQFFADLFTPDMFYPDKLIILKNGSLFFKPLLETKSNSEFKDYIVGFQKNISQLGDNVHLLIHYDQKDLPSSFQTLFKGEYVYYKPKPIYPQDAPKVIREVLDQEKVQMEEEAFHEFLHRIPANLGAYLKNIRKLKAIFKKTKFTLADIHSALFTQKEMNATALVESLLQGKKADYFKEFTKFNDDNSEILQFLTRCLYKLDEIRKIRIIKSKHNGEVPIPIMDEILKTGSFSEARKGFMRKQLLAEAKHFTDKSINQLYDLLIEMNMKFKSGLRDEEGRVYFIQKSLAMFQLIHSSSK from the coding sequence ATGGAAACAAAAAAAAATCCGAAAGAATTTCCCTCTCTTTTTGAACTTCTCAAACTGACCGCAATCGATTTGCCTCCAGTATTTGTGTATGTAGGAGAGGATTCCTTCGAGTACGAGATTGCGGTAGACCACTACAAAGAAAAATTAGAATCTTTAGGTAATCAATTAGACATCATTGTCATCGTTGCCGAAGGGGGAGAATATGAACAATTCTTTGCTGACTTGTTTACCCCTGACATGTTCTATCCGGACAAACTCATTATTCTTAAGAATGGTTCACTTTTTTTTAAACCTCTTCTCGAAACCAAATCAAATTCAGAATTCAAAGACTATATAGTTGGTTTCCAAAAGAATATCTCGCAATTGGGAGATAATGTACATTTATTGATTCATTATGACCAAAAGGATTTACCTTCCTCATTCCAGACTCTTTTTAAAGGCGAATACGTTTATTATAAACCAAAACCGATTTACCCGCAGGATGCGCCAAAAGTAATTCGAGAAGTTTTAGACCAAGAAAAGGTACAAATGGAAGAAGAAGCCTTCCATGAATTTTTACATAGAATCCCTGCTAACTTAGGCGCTTACTTAAAGAATATCAGAAAACTAAAAGCTATCTTCAAAAAGACAAAGTTTACTCTAGCAGACATTCATTCTGCTTTGTTCACACAAAAAGAAATGAATGCGACTGCTTTGGTAGAGAGTCTCTTGCAAGGTAAAAAAGCAGACTACTTCAAGGAGTTTACCAAATTCAATGATGACAATAGTGAAATTTTACAATTCTTGACACGTTGCTTATATAAACTTGATGAAATCCGAAAAATACGTATCATCAAATCCAAACACAATGGCGAGGTGCCTATCCCTATCATGGATGAAATCTTAAAAACTGGATCTTTCTCTGAAGCAAGAAAGGGCTTTATGAGAAAACAATTACTCGCAGAGGCAAAACATTTCACCGATAAATCAATCAACCAACTGTATGATTTATTAATTGAAATGAATATGAAATTTAAATCAGGATTACGAGACGAAGAAGGAAGAGTATACTTTATTCAAAAATCTTTAGCTATGTTTCAATTGATTCATTCATCTTCTAAATGA
- a CDS encoding SDR family NAD(P)-dependent oxidoreductase — MNLFDVKGKTVLITGASRGIGKSLALGLLEAGAIVYGTGSRPESITWMSQSGISGEVMDVRSETDAFRIIGMIREKHGKLDCLINNAGIATNTPASGFKEVELQDIVQTNYVGVFRTCQAYYKHHKKDGGNIINVSSVLGMIGSKLASVYSGAKGGVIALSKALAIEWCNSGYRVNVICPGLIDTDMTDMIKSKDHIISQVLAGIPMARLGKPEELLGATLFLVSDASSYMTGQTLVIDGGLSAQ; from the coding sequence ATGAATCTATTCGATGTAAAAGGAAAAACAGTTTTAATTACCGGCGCAAGCAGGGGTATAGGCAAGTCACTTGCATTAGGTCTATTGGAAGCAGGCGCAATCGTTTATGGTACGGGATCAAGACCTGAGTCCATTACTTGGATGAGCCAATCTGGCATTTCGGGTGAAGTAATGGATGTTCGCTCTGAGACAGATGCATTTCGCATTATCGGAATGATTCGAGAAAAACACGGCAAACTAGATTGTTTGATAAACAATGCAGGCATTGCCACCAATACGCCGGCCTCAGGCTTTAAAGAGGTCGAGTTGCAGGATATTGTCCAAACAAATTATGTAGGAGTCTTTAGGACCTGCCAGGCCTATTACAAACACCATAAAAAAGATGGTGGCAATATTATCAATGTTTCATCAGTACTTGGGATGATAGGCTCAAAATTGGCTTCTGTATATTCGGGCGCGAAGGGCGGTGTGATAGCTTTATCAAAAGCATTGGCCATTGAATGGTGTAATTCAGGATACAGAGTGAACGTTATTTGCCCTGGTCTGATCGATACCGACATGACAGATATGATAAAAAGTAAGGATCACATTATATCTCAAGTATTGGCTGGGATTCCCATGGCAAGATTGGGCAAACCAGAGGAGCTTTTAGGAGCTACTTTATTTTTAGTATCCGATGCTTCATCCTATATGACAGGGCAAACTCTTGTGATAGATGGTGGGCTAAGTGCTCAATAG